A portion of the Oncorhynchus masou masou isolate Uvic2021 chromosome 11, UVic_Omas_1.1, whole genome shotgun sequence genome contains these proteins:
- the LOC135548372 gene encoding amyloid beta precursor protein binding family B member 1-like isoform X2, translated as MSLEKTSDLANENTCLPSSLTLDLRSPHSALLDSDLSKKAKGTTSTKKRHNYATSTPLDLLNGTKGGNDIDEDECSQQREEERVRNQENEQGQHSTGTNAKWLKEDQNQLRKVAERQQDQNRNSDQDLNHNESPEGNPNQNSLVVEQQVEDSEQNPSSKTLRSLCSDLNEPLLIENSEAPHGKEEEEKEEDEEEPLLLPTGGERDTDSSEAQSSSESQRDDSREVKETCLLFQGRNAAPSDEDSSCMSLSQGSTANSTPDGDPESYWDRSAFETDTDLPAGWMRVRDESGTYYWHIPTGTTQWEPPSPLEEGEAPERPSSTSPVITPSEEPQLTWSSLTQSRPNRFNDEEFWKEEDAMADQTLKDFEGATLRYASINLSCSQSEGKEKMSSLINDLDAKVFAVRSLGWVEISEEEMAPGKSSVAVNNCIRQLSYHKHNLHDTAGIWGEGKDMLLVLENETLNLIDPLGQTLLHTQPIVSIRVWGVGRDNGRDFAYVARDKLTHVLKCHVFRCDTPAKNIATSMHDICSKIMAQRKSSKSSLNRLNIDPSKLVDIPFQEFPAPKNELVQSFQVRYLGNVPVAKPVGMDLVNVALNTAINSKEKEEWTPVTVNVASATLTIVTAETEEVLSECRVRFLSFIGVGKDVHTFAFIMAEGPGDFICHMFWCEPNAASLSEAVQAACMLRYQKCLDARPPSTSSCLPGPPADSVARRVGSSVKKGVQSLLGSFKRSGSQTP; from the exons ATGTCTTTGGAGAAGACCTCCGATCTGGCCAATGAGAACACATGTCTGCCGTCCTCACTGACCCTTGACCTCCGCTCCCCACATAGTGCTCTGCTTGATTCTGACCTGAGCAAGAAGGCCAAAGGCACCACCTCCACCAAGAAGCGCCACAATTATGCCACATCCACTCCTCTGGACCTGCTGAATGGCACCAAGGGCGGCAATGACATCGATGAGGATGAGTGCAGTCAGcagcgagaggaggagagggtccgGAACCAGGAGAACGAGCAGGGCCAGCACAGCACAGGGACCAATGCCAAGTGGCTCAAGGAGGATCAGAATCAACTGCGCAAGGTGGCAGAGAGGCAGCAGGACCAGAATAGAAATTCTGACCAAGATCTGAATCACAACGAGAGCCCAGAAGGAAACCCCAACCAGAACTCTTTAGTGGTGGAACAGCAGGTGGAGGACAGTGAGCAGAACCCCTCTTCTAAGACCCTGAGATCTCTGTGCTCTGACCTGAATGAGCCTCTGCTGATCGAAAACTCAGAGGCCCCTCATGggaaagaggaagaagagaaagaggaagatgaggaagagccTCTACTTCTTCCAacaggtggagagagggacacagactCGTCTGAGGCGCAAAGTAGCAGTGAGTCTCAGAGAGATGACAGTAGAGAAGTCAAGGAAACCTGCTTGCTGTTTCAGGGCAGAAATGCAGCACCCAGTGATGAGGACTCCAGCTGTATGTCACTGTCTCAGGGCAGCACAGCCAACAGCACGCCGGATGGTGACCCAG AATCTTACTGGGATCGCAGTGCGTTTGAGACGGACACAGACCTGCCTGCGGGGTGGATGCGGGTCAGAGACGAGTCCGGTACCTACTACTGGCACATCCCCACAGGCACCACCCAGTGGGAGCCCCCCTCTCCCCTAGAGGAGGGAGAAGCCCCAGAGAGACCCTCCAGTACCTCCCCTGTCATCACACCCAGTGAGGAGCCACAG TTGACGTGGAGTAGTCTCACCCAGTCCCGCCCCAACAGGTTTAATGACGAGGAGTTCTGGAAG GAGGAAGATGCAATGGCTGATCAGACCCTGAAGGATTTTGAAGGAGCCACATTGCGTTATGCCTCTATCAATCTCAG CTGTTCACAGTCTGAAGGAAAGGAGAAGATGAGCTCACTCATCAATGACCTGGATGCTAAG GTTTTTGCTGTGCGGTCTCTGGGCTGGGTGGAGATATCAGAGGAGGAGATGGCTCCAGGGAAGAGCAGCGTGGCTGTCAACAACTGCATCAGACAGCTCTCTTACCACAAACACAACCTGCACGACACGGCTGGGATCTGGGGAGAG GGAAAAGACATGCTCCTTGTTCTGGAGAATGAGACCTTGAACCTGATTGATCCTTTGGGCCAGACTCTGCTGCACACCCAGCCTATCGTCAGCATCCGAGTGTGGGGAGTGGGCCGGGACAACGGCAG GGACTTTGCCTACGTGGCGAGAGACAAACTGACTCATGTTCTGAAGTGCCATGTGTTCAGGTGTGATACACCTGCTAAGAACATTGCCACCAGCATGCATGACATCTGCTCTAAG ATAATGGCCCAGAGGAAATCATCCAAGTCCTCTCTGAACAGACTCAACATAGACCCCTCTAAACTGGTGGACATTCCTTTCCAGG aATTCCCTGCACCAAAGAATGAGCTAGTCCAGTCCTTCCAGGTACGTTACCTGGGTAACGTGCCGGTGGCTAAACCCGTAG GTATGGACCTAGTCAACGTAGCCCTCAACACAGCAATCAATTCCAAAGAGAAGGAAGAGTGGACGCCAGTTACTGTGAACGTGGCTTCAGCCACACTTACAATAGTCACAGCTGAg ACAGAGGAGGTTCTTTCTGAGTGCCGTGTGCGGTTCCTGTCCTTCATAGGCGTGGGGAAGGACGTCCACACCTTTGCTTTCATCATGGCCGAGGGCCCCGGGGACTTCATCTGCCACATGTTCTGGTGTGAACCCAACGCTGCCAGCCTTAGTGAGGCTGTGCAGGCCGCCTGCATG CTGCGCTACCAGAAGTGTCTGGACGCAAGGCCCCCCAGTACCAGCTCCTGTCTGCCAGGCCCACCGGCCGACTCCGTGGCACGTCGTGTGGGCTCCAGTGTCAAGAAGGGGGTTCAGAGCCTGCTGGGCAGCTTCAAGAGGTCTGGGTCCCAGACGCCCTGA
- the LOC135548372 gene encoding amyloid beta precursor protein binding family B member 1-like isoform X1 — protein MSLEKTSDLANENTCLPSSLTLDLRSPHSALLDSDLSKKAKGTTSTKKRHNYATSTPLDLLNGTKGGNDIDEDECSQQREEERVRNQENEQGQHSTGTNAKWLKEDQNQLRKVAERQQDQNRNSDQDLNHNESPEGNPNQNSLVVEQQVEDSEQNPSSKTLRSLCSDLNEPLLIENSEAPHGKEEEEKEEDEEEPLLLPTGGERDTDSSEAQSSSESQRDDSREVKETCLLFQGRNAAPSDEDSSCMSLSQGSTANSTPDGDPESYWDRSAFETDTDLPAGWMRVRDESGTYYWHIPTGTTQWEPPSPLEEGEAPERPSSTSPVITPSEEPQLTWSSLTQSRPNRFNDEEFWKEEDAMADQTLKDFEGATLRYASINLSCSQSEGKEKMSSLINDLDAKVFAVRSLGWVEISEEEMAPGKSSVAVNNCIRQLSYHKHNLHDTAGIWGEGKDMLLVLENETLNLIDPLGQTLLHTQPIVSIRVWGVGRDNGRDFAYVARDKLTHVLKCHVFRCDTPAKNIATSMHDICSKIMAQRKSSKSSLNRLNIDPSKLVDIPFQEFPAPKNELVQSFQVRYLGNVPVAKPVGKERFGMDLVNVALNTAINSKEKEEWTPVTVNVASATLTIVTAETEEVLSECRVRFLSFIGVGKDVHTFAFIMAEGPGDFICHMFWCEPNAASLSEAVQAACMLRYQKCLDARPPSTSSCLPGPPADSVARRVGSSVKKGVQSLLGSFKRSGSQTP, from the exons ATGTCTTTGGAGAAGACCTCCGATCTGGCCAATGAGAACACATGTCTGCCGTCCTCACTGACCCTTGACCTCCGCTCCCCACATAGTGCTCTGCTTGATTCTGACCTGAGCAAGAAGGCCAAAGGCACCACCTCCACCAAGAAGCGCCACAATTATGCCACATCCACTCCTCTGGACCTGCTGAATGGCACCAAGGGCGGCAATGACATCGATGAGGATGAGTGCAGTCAGcagcgagaggaggagagggtccgGAACCAGGAGAACGAGCAGGGCCAGCACAGCACAGGGACCAATGCCAAGTGGCTCAAGGAGGATCAGAATCAACTGCGCAAGGTGGCAGAGAGGCAGCAGGACCAGAATAGAAATTCTGACCAAGATCTGAATCACAACGAGAGCCCAGAAGGAAACCCCAACCAGAACTCTTTAGTGGTGGAACAGCAGGTGGAGGACAGTGAGCAGAACCCCTCTTCTAAGACCCTGAGATCTCTGTGCTCTGACCTGAATGAGCCTCTGCTGATCGAAAACTCAGAGGCCCCTCATGggaaagaggaagaagagaaagaggaagatgaggaagagccTCTACTTCTTCCAacaggtggagagagggacacagactCGTCTGAGGCGCAAAGTAGCAGTGAGTCTCAGAGAGATGACAGTAGAGAAGTCAAGGAAACCTGCTTGCTGTTTCAGGGCAGAAATGCAGCACCCAGTGATGAGGACTCCAGCTGTATGTCACTGTCTCAGGGCAGCACAGCCAACAGCACGCCGGATGGTGACCCAG AATCTTACTGGGATCGCAGTGCGTTTGAGACGGACACAGACCTGCCTGCGGGGTGGATGCGGGTCAGAGACGAGTCCGGTACCTACTACTGGCACATCCCCACAGGCACCACCCAGTGGGAGCCCCCCTCTCCCCTAGAGGAGGGAGAAGCCCCAGAGAGACCCTCCAGTACCTCCCCTGTCATCACACCCAGTGAGGAGCCACAG TTGACGTGGAGTAGTCTCACCCAGTCCCGCCCCAACAGGTTTAATGACGAGGAGTTCTGGAAG GAGGAAGATGCAATGGCTGATCAGACCCTGAAGGATTTTGAAGGAGCCACATTGCGTTATGCCTCTATCAATCTCAG CTGTTCACAGTCTGAAGGAAAGGAGAAGATGAGCTCACTCATCAATGACCTGGATGCTAAG GTTTTTGCTGTGCGGTCTCTGGGCTGGGTGGAGATATCAGAGGAGGAGATGGCTCCAGGGAAGAGCAGCGTGGCTGTCAACAACTGCATCAGACAGCTCTCTTACCACAAACACAACCTGCACGACACGGCTGGGATCTGGGGAGAG GGAAAAGACATGCTCCTTGTTCTGGAGAATGAGACCTTGAACCTGATTGATCCTTTGGGCCAGACTCTGCTGCACACCCAGCCTATCGTCAGCATCCGAGTGTGGGGAGTGGGCCGGGACAACGGCAG GGACTTTGCCTACGTGGCGAGAGACAAACTGACTCATGTTCTGAAGTGCCATGTGTTCAGGTGTGATACACCTGCTAAGAACATTGCCACCAGCATGCATGACATCTGCTCTAAG ATAATGGCCCAGAGGAAATCATCCAAGTCCTCTCTGAACAGACTCAACATAGACCCCTCTAAACTGGTGGACATTCCTTTCCAGG aATTCCCTGCACCAAAGAATGAGCTAGTCCAGTCCTTCCAGGTACGTTACCTGGGTAACGTGCCGGTGGCTAAACCCGTAGGTAAGGAACGCTTTG GTATGGACCTAGTCAACGTAGCCCTCAACACAGCAATCAATTCCAAAGAGAAGGAAGAGTGGACGCCAGTTACTGTGAACGTGGCTTCAGCCACACTTACAATAGTCACAGCTGAg ACAGAGGAGGTTCTTTCTGAGTGCCGTGTGCGGTTCCTGTCCTTCATAGGCGTGGGGAAGGACGTCCACACCTTTGCTTTCATCATGGCCGAGGGCCCCGGGGACTTCATCTGCCACATGTTCTGGTGTGAACCCAACGCTGCCAGCCTTAGTGAGGCTGTGCAGGCCGCCTGCATG CTGCGCTACCAGAAGTGTCTGGACGCAAGGCCCCCCAGTACCAGCTCCTGTCTGCCAGGCCCACCGGCCGACTCCGTGGCACGTCGTGTGGGCTCCAGTGTCAAGAAGGGGGTTCAGAGCCTGCTGGGCAGCTTCAAGAGGTCTGGGTCCCAGACGCCCTGA